In Silvanigrella paludirubra, one DNA window encodes the following:
- a CDS encoding nucleoside monophosphate kinase, with protein sequence MTLNRVAYELESKIKVDKVTLKGPGVLILTGPSSCGKGEVASALSKVMSIPPESHLSMGEILRKTFQRAKNEQSYAKLLSDNYKISSSSNIFDCIDSTDELSKKVLNYIPEMQAYFKRQDMDKFTSQLDWLEFCTMNGLLVPNRWTQDFIAAHIEHSPEFKTHPFILDGYPRTVKAAQHLIGFLRRFNIPVIKVLHLSISKQEMLSRATKRGRADDDETSLLSRYQFYIENVHPSVDYLKTELGSDAIALIDAHQPVYKQIGDEKIFDLEKSILNVVASSLRNLGVSRMTVKDLLDQLTGSHKC encoded by the coding sequence ATGACACTCAATAGAGTTGCTTATGAGTTAGAATCTAAAATAAAAGTGGATAAAGTTACTTTAAAAGGTCCTGGAGTATTAATTCTTACTGGGCCTTCTAGTTGTGGTAAGGGTGAGGTAGCTTCTGCTTTATCAAAAGTCATGTCTATACCTCCAGAATCTCATTTGTCTATGGGCGAAATTTTAAGAAAGACATTTCAACGCGCTAAAAACGAACAAAGTTATGCAAAACTGCTTTCTGATAACTATAAAATTTCATCAAGTTCAAATATTTTTGATTGCATCGATTCTACGGATGAACTTTCTAAAAAAGTATTAAATTATATTCCAGAAATGCAAGCTTATTTTAAAAGACAGGATATGGATAAATTCACCAGTCAGCTCGATTGGCTTGAATTTTGTACAATGAATGGATTACTTGTTCCAAACCGATGGACTCAAGATTTTATTGCTGCTCATATAGAACATTCCCCAGAGTTTAAAACGCATCCATTTATTTTAGATGGCTACCCAAGAACTGTAAAAGCAGCTCAACATTTAATTGGTTTTTTAAGACGTTTTAATATTCCTGTCATAAAAGTTCTTCATTTAAGTATAAGTAAACAAGAAATGCTTTCTCGTGCAACTAAAAGAGGAAGAGCTGATGATGATGAAACTTCATTATTAAGTAGGTATCAATTTTACATAGAGAATGTTCATCCTAGTGTGGATTATTTAAAAACAGAATTGGGATCCGATGCCATAGCACTAATAGATGCCCATCAACCTGTCTATAAGCAAATTGGTGATGAAAAAATATTTGATTTAGAGAAATCTATATTAAATGTAGTTGCATCTTCATTGAGAAATTTAGGTGTATCTAGAATGACTGTGAAAGACCTCTTAGATCAATTAACAGGTTCTCATAAATGCTAA
- the dapA gene encoding 4-hydroxy-tetrahydrodipicolinate synthase codes for MPFSGVITAIITPFEQNGEIDFKAFERLLLSQKKSGISGVVVLGTTGENATLTDQESENLVKYALEHQSEDFHIYVGTGTNDTRTSIEKTIKFSNLKSASGKSPNGVMVVTPYYNKPSQSCIIKHYSEVAKSVRNTPFCIYNVPSRTGINLLPNTLAKIAQENDNIVAIKEAAGNVNAIVEMRNALNQINKQQVRILSGDDATYVPALLCGAEGVISVTSHIIPKTLIQILEMFKKGEVKEVQKLHLATYCINNGIFALPNPIGVKWMLSHLGICGTTLRAPLYSAEGNEVDILKGILAQLQQNNIQF; via the coding sequence ATGCCTTTTTCTGGAGTCATTACAGCTATTATCACGCCATTTGAGCAAAATGGAGAAATTGATTTTAAAGCCTTTGAGCGATTATTATTATCCCAAAAAAAATCAGGAATAAGTGGTGTGGTCGTTCTTGGTACCACTGGTGAAAATGCAACTTTAACAGATCAAGAATCTGAAAACCTTGTAAAATATGCTTTGGAGCACCAAAGTGAAGACTTTCATATTTATGTTGGTACAGGAACAAATGATACAAGAACAAGTATTGAAAAAACTATTAAATTCTCCAATTTAAAATCGGCCTCTGGAAAATCTCCAAATGGAGTTATGGTTGTAACTCCATATTACAATAAGCCAAGTCAAAGTTGTATAATTAAGCATTATAGTGAAGTAGCTAAATCTGTTAGAAATACCCCTTTTTGTATTTATAATGTGCCTAGCAGAACTGGCATTAATTTATTACCAAATACTTTAGCTAAGATTGCTCAAGAAAATGATAATATTGTTGCAATTAAAGAAGCTGCTGGAAATGTAAATGCGATTGTTGAAATGAGAAATGCATTAAATCAAATAAATAAACAGCAGGTTCGCATTTTATCTGGTGATGATGCCACATATGTTCCCGCTTTATTATGTGGAGCAGAAGGGGTTATATCCGTAACTTCACATATTATTCCAAAGACCTTAATTCAAATATTAGAAATGTTTAAAAAAGGAGAGGTGAAAGAAGTTCAAAAGCTCCATTTAGCGACATATTGTATAAATAATGGCATTTTTGCTTTGCCTAATCCCATTGGTGTTAAGTGGATGTTGTCACATTTAGGTATTTGTGGCACCACGTTAAGAGCCCCTCTTTATTCTGCTGAAGGAAATGAAGTGGATATCCTGAAGGGGATACTTGCGCAGCTGCAACAAAATAACATTCAATTTTAA
- a CDS encoding class I SAM-dependent methyltransferase translates to MLSDFSSEDKIIISNLQNRDQLFQVLEKQWIEIQNGIDYSYVLIQKSIFQLNEIKKIVKSLFENSNFNWKIHYHINETKSHIEIFSFLNHNEYYLNNLKNDYNYYLNSLSNNLYIKESISSEINSIENQCFSAPRFISYQNNSIVSNVMSISYDRDLFESKIDVNSYNFFESVHPAYAYQMLRIYDFLYKNNINASHFIDIGAGPGAALQMLIELLPSYSKIDVIEPSPTAFGYLKERFKNNSFINPIQKGFFDYHPDEPCKLAISVGSSHHFNTYFLFQHARKILSKDGYLIISDEFISPFSNRRERTKNIISHHISYIFDLIKLGNQNNEFVSSCNDDEYELLRVSHSVYPRIKLEILAGNIENAEKMCRDLLERISIIVDNNLNISNSFLSYYRLSFLELQALVAGIDYDVECKTYVENLIKMAESQGFSLEHHEKIYTTTSGGNFNSGTHLVCFKKI, encoded by the coding sequence ATGCTTTCCGACTTTTCAAGCGAAGATAAAATAATAATTTCTAACTTACAAAATAGAGATCAATTGTTCCAGGTATTAGAAAAACAATGGATTGAAATTCAAAATGGAATTGATTATTCCTATGTTTTAATTCAAAAATCAATATTTCAATTAAATGAAATTAAAAAAATTGTAAAGTCTCTATTTGAAAATTCCAATTTTAATTGGAAAATTCATTATCATATTAATGAAACAAAGAGTCATATTGAAATTTTTTCTTTTTTAAATCATAACGAATACTATTTAAATAATCTAAAAAATGATTATAATTATTATTTAAATTCATTGAGTAATAACTTGTATATTAAGGAATCTATTTCAAGCGAAATAAATAGTATAGAAAATCAATGTTTTTCAGCTCCCAGGTTTATTTCTTATCAAAATAATTCAATCGTAAGTAATGTTATGTCTATTAGTTATGATAGGGATTTATTTGAATCAAAAATAGATGTAAACTCATATAATTTTTTTGAATCAGTGCATCCAGCATATGCTTACCAAATGCTAAGAATATATGATTTTCTGTATAAAAATAATATTAATGCTTCGCACTTTATAGATATTGGTGCAGGACCAGGTGCTGCTTTACAAATGTTAATTGAGCTTTTACCATCCTATTCTAAAATTGATGTCATTGAGCCTAGCCCTACAGCTTTTGGGTATTTAAAAGAAAGATTTAAAAATAATTCATTTATAAATCCTATTCAAAAAGGATTTTTTGATTACCATCCCGATGAGCCATGTAAACTTGCGATTTCTGTTGGTTCATCACATCATTTTAATACCTATTTTTTATTTCAGCATGCTAGAAAAATTTTAAGTAAAGATGGATATTTAATTATTTCAGATGAATTTATCAGCCCTTTTTCAAATAGAAGAGAAAGAACAAAAAATATTATTTCTCATCACATAAGTTATATTTTTGATTTAATTAAGTTAGGCAATCAAAATAATGAATTTGTCTCATCTTGTAATGATGATGAATATGAGTTATTAAGAGTTTCACATTCTGTTTATCCTAGAATTAAATTAGAAATTTTAGCAGGTAATATAGAAAATGCAGAAAAAATGTGTAGAGATCTTTTAGAAAGAATAAGCATTATTGTAGATAATAATTTAAATATTTCGAATTCTTTTTTATCTTATTATCGTTTGTCCTTTTTAGAGCTTCAAGCGTTGGTTGCGGGCATTGACTACGATGTGGAATGTAAAACATATGTTGAGAATTTAATTAAAATGGCAGAGTCACAAGGATTTTCGTTGGAGCATCATGAAAAAATTTATACGACTACATCTGGTGGAAATTTTAATTCAGGAACTCATTTAGTTTGTTTTAAAAAAATATAA
- a CDS encoding ubiquinone/menaquinone biosynthesis methyltransferase, translating to MDSKNYNIVDGFNTIAPAYDIANDAFTLGIHRILRKFLCRAAIKISPKNAKILDVATGTGEVILGIISQRPDIHITGIDASEGMLKVAKEKVQKKAFLFKENIELKLANALSIPYPNNSFHTITVCWGMRPLRPHSAALREIFRVLKPGGHVVILENGKPDFKFIRKIYHNYTKLIPILGKKLSNLKSTHYFYKTSFDNFPSGSHFVAELFDSGFIKAKFKNLGTNIVFLYSAQKPFDK from the coding sequence ATGGATTCAAAAAACTACAATATTGTCGATGGGTTCAATACAATAGCCCCAGCCTATGATATTGCAAACGATGCCTTCACTCTTGGAATTCACCGTATTTTACGAAAATTCCTTTGCCGCGCCGCTATAAAAATAAGTCCAAAAAATGCCAAAATTCTAGATGTTGCAACAGGTACTGGCGAAGTCATTCTTGGCATTATTTCTCAAAGACCAGACATACATATCACAGGAATTGATGCTTCGGAAGGAATGCTTAAAGTAGCAAAAGAAAAAGTACAAAAAAAAGCTTTTTTATTTAAAGAAAATATTGAGCTAAAATTAGCAAACGCATTGAGTATTCCTTACCCAAATAATAGTTTTCATACGATAACTGTTTGCTGGGGAATGAGACCCCTTCGCCCTCACTCTGCCGCCCTTCGTGAAATTTTCAGAGTTTTAAAGCCGGGTGGACATGTTGTTATTCTTGAAAATGGAAAACCCGATTTTAAATTCATTCGAAAAATATATCATAATTACACAAAATTAATTCCCATTTTAGGAAAAAAACTTTCTAATTTAAAATCAACTCATTATTTTTATAAAACATCTTTCGATAATTTTCCCAGTGGTAGCCACTTTGTTGCAGAACTTTTTGATTCTGGATTCATAAAAGCGAAATTTAAAAATTTAGGAACGAATATTGTGTTTCTTTATTCAGCACAAAAACCATTCGATAAATAA
- a CDS encoding glutathione peroxidase, with amino-acid sequence MPNESIYDFEAKDINGNIKKLSEFKGTALLVVNTASKCGFTPQFDGLEKLFKNYSNKGFQILGFPCNQFGSQEPGDENEIKNFCSLNYNVTFPMFAKVEVNGNNAHPLYKYLKKNSKGFLGTEFIKWNFTKFLIGKNGEVLKRYAPTDTPDDIAKDLEELLN; translated from the coding sequence ATGCCAAATGAATCTATTTATGATTTTGAAGCAAAAGATATTAATGGCAATATAAAAAAATTATCTGAATTTAAGGGAACTGCCTTGTTAGTGGTAAATACGGCAAGTAAATGTGGATTTACTCCTCAATTTGATGGCCTTGAAAAACTATTTAAAAATTATAGTAACAAAGGTTTTCAAATTTTAGGATTTCCTTGTAATCAATTTGGAAGCCAAGAGCCAGGTGATGAAAATGAAATTAAAAACTTCTGCAGTTTAAATTATAATGTTACTTTTCCTATGTTTGCAAAAGTAGAAGTAAATGGAAATAATGCACATCCATTGTACAAATATTTAAAGAAAAATAGCAAAGGATTTTTAGGAACTGAATTTATTAAGTGGAATTTTACCAAATTTTTAATTGGGAAGAATGGTGAAGTATTAAAACGCTACGCGCCTACAGATACTCCAGATGATATTGCAAAAGATTTAGAAGAGCTTTTGAATTAA